From Balaenoptera ricei isolate mBalRic1 chromosome 5, mBalRic1.hap2, whole genome shotgun sequence:
cagcaccacttgttgaaaaggctaCCCTTTCTCCACTAAATTGTCttacacctttgtcaaaaatcaactgtcCACATATGTgtgccatatgtgtgtgggttagTTAATGGACTTGCTATTCTATTCcgctgatctatttgtctgtctttgcaccaataccatactctcttgattacttaGCTTTACAATAACTCCTGAAATCAGGTAATGttagtccttcaactttgttttcctttttaaagtttgatatacaactttggctattctaggtccttttcctttccatatgaatttaaaaatcagatcatCAAGGTCTAtccaaaaaaaataacaaaatcttgctgaagtttaaaaaaaaaaacaaaaaaaagcctgcaagggacttccctggtggcgcagtagttaagaatccacctgccaatacaggggacatgggtttgagccctggtccaggaagttcccacatgccatggaacaacaaGCCCATGcatgacaactactgagcctgcacaccacaactcctgaagccacgcacttagagcctgtgctctgcaacagtagaagccaccacagtgaaaagcccgtgcaccacaatgaagaatagcccccactgactgcaactagagagagcccatgcacagcaacaaagatccaacacagacaaaaataaattaaaaaaaaaaaacctgcaaacttgaagatagatcaacaaaataatacaactcaaagaacagagagaaaaaagaatgaagaaaaatgaactgaGGGGTTGAGAATTGTGGGACATAATTAAGCACAGTAACATACACAAAATGGGAGTgtgtcagaagaaaaaggagcagagcaaaatatttttaaaaataatgactgaaaacatcCCAAATATGATGAAAAGCATTAACCTACGTATCCCAATTGTTCAACCAAGTCCAAGTGCGATAAACATAGGACAGCCATACACAGACCTAATGAAATGTTGAAAGCTAAAGACAGAAAATCTTGAAGCactaaaagaaaagtaatttatccatacaagggaactccaataaggCATCACTTatatctcatcagaaacaatggaagcCCTATggcagtgggatgacatattcGAAGCACTGAAAGACAAAACTGTCAACCAAAAGTTCTATATCAaacaaaactatctttcaaaaatgagggCAAAATACAGATATTCCTCTCCCTccactcccccccaaaaaattcagTGCTAGGAAATCTGCCTTataggaaaaattaaaagaaagtctTCAAACTGAAGGAAGTAAACCCAGATTGCAATTCTAATCACCATGATAAAACAGAGAGAACTGGTGAGATAAGTAATTATATGACAGTATAAATGCATATATcgtcttttttctcttaataaatataaaaagtaagcATGTCGAACATGTATATAGTTGTAGTCCTAGGCATTTGACATATAGTTAatatatttggggggggggtgagtGGGATGCAGCAGTGTTACAGGCCCTGAGATGACAGGGTTCTACAATGGCTTAGGTCCAGGCGTCCAGGGTCCTGTAGCTGCACAGCCTGGAAATGGTGGGCCAAGATTCCAATTCTGGCCATAGTGGAAGTCACAGAGCAGCAGCAGCGTGTGCCCAGCAATGGCCTGTTAAAGTCGCAAGTCAGGAGCcatggggtggggtgcagagccCCAGTAGTGTGGCCATGGTAATTGTGGATCAGAACCCTGACCCAGGGTGAGGTACAAAGTAGCAGCATTTTAGCCCCAGCAATGATAGGTTAAAGCCATGACTTAGGCTCCAGGAATGGTGTGTAGCTCAGCAGCTCAGCCTAGGTAATGACCAGTCAAAGCCACAACTAGGAATACACAGTGAAGTCCAAGCAATAGCAGCCTTGCTCCAGTTATGGCAAGACAAAGTACTGACTTAATACCTGTgggcagggcacagagcaggagcTCCAGTCTCATAGATAGTCAGGCATTGTGGCAACTCAGCCAGGGAAAGCCAGGTACCGGAGTGACGGGGCCCCAAGTGTCAGATCTCACCACAGAAACATTTCCAGCCTCAGGAAAGACACAGAAGCAGGGACTCTGGGCAGCCCTGTGTCTGCTGTAATCAGTGTTGGTGAAGACTGTGGAAGTCCTCAGTAGCAAATGCTGCAAACCTCTATGATGGTGACACTTGCTGGGATTCTCCTGCTCTTCTTCTCCCCATGGGGTGAAATCCATTTGAAGGAATTTCTGTGGGTGCCAAGCTGCTCTGAACTGGAGGATGAGGTGATGGAGGTAAAATCTTTCCCAAGCTTTTTTCCAGGGCCATCCTCAGTTTTTGCAatctgcagggtttctgctgctGCTTCATTGTAGTCCAGAGCTTTCCCAAAGTAATTTACATTGGTTTGTAGTTGctcatttattgtttttgttgcttttgtgggGGATACAAGCGTTGGGACCTCCTAACCCTCCATCCTATTGATGTCACATTATCTCTAATTCTGTGTCAAGGGGACTGCAGACACAAGAGCCTCTCACTTGCCACTGTTGTTACACTATTTTTCTCTCTTACATAATAACTGATTTGCGTGTGCAAGGTCATCGACTTTTAGATGGGTGATAGCACTGATGAAACAATATTAAACACCAGTATAAACATGAAGTGTTCTACACTTTGCCCTTTCACTTGATTTCCACAGCTGTGACTATTCATATAATGTAGTTATTTGAGGCATAGGAGTTATAATTTAACATCCTGATTGATTTCTCCTTGGATATAAGCATGAGCAATGGCAAAAGGATAATGTAATTTTTGAAAAGTATTGCATATGAACAAGATGTCTGTGAAATGGCTCTCACTTCTGCTGCTACTACAGCTGACTTGCTACTTTAGTCCTGGAAGTTGTGGAAAGGTGCTGGCACGGCCAATGAAATACAGTCATTGAATGAATATGAAGACAATCCTGGATGAACTTGTCATGAGGGGTCATAAGGTGACTGTTCTGACATCTTCAGCTTCCATTCTTATTGATCCCAACAAACCATCTGCTATTAAGTTTGAGACTTTCCCTATGTCTTTAACTAAAGATAATTTGAAGAATGCCATCAAGCATTTGGTAGAGAAATGGACATATCTGGCAAAAAATTCGttgtggacatatttttcatcattaagaaGTTTATTTTGGGAACTTTCTGACATGCTTATGAATATCTGTAAAGATGTTGTTTCGAACAAGAAGCTTATGACAAAACTACATGAATCAAGGTTTGATGTTGTTCTTGCAGATGTTGTTGGACCCTGTGGTGAGCTGCTGGCTGAGGTACTTAAAGTACCTTCAGTGTACAGTCTCCGCTTCTCTCCTGGCTATTCAGTTGAAAAGTATAGTGGAAGACTTCCATTCCCACCATCCTATGTACCTGCTATGTTTTCAGAATCAAGTGATCACATGACATTCATGGAGAGGGTCAAAAATATGATATATGCACTTTATTTTGACTTTTGGTTCCAGACATTTAATGAGAAGAAATGGAATCAGTTTTACAGCGAAGTACTAGGTAAGTCATATTTTTAGTTGGTAGCATGAAGTCCTAACTTTCCTAGTGCCTTGGAAGGTGAGTTTGTATAAAGTAACAGAATTTTGTCTCTTATAAGtgaaacaatgaaatgaaaatataaaatgatttcatatatattatcaaaatattaaattatagggTAAGGTATAACCCTGTTTCCCATTACTCATACAGATTCTCCAGGAAGCCATAAAACACAAACTGAAGCACTTAGGACTTCTCCAAGCAATTATATATCCATATTACTAAACTtccttttttaacttaaaaatagtcACTAGAAACCTCATAAAATGCCTTGATAAATGAAGACAGGTAGATTGAAGAGTTACATATTTGTAGCACAAGTATCTAGGTAGCATTTAGAAATTGTTTCTACTTGTGTAGCTCGGTTTCTGTAttatatgatatgatataataTGATACAATATGATATACACTATACACATACGatatatatttgctttattagAGAACACTTTCAAACATCTTTGGTTACATCATTCCAAACTCCTTTCCAAAAATTACCTAATATATTCACATGGCAATATTCTCATTTGATCTAACtcttgttgttttggtttttccttCCAGGAAGACCGACTACATTATTAAAGGCAATGGGGAAAGCTGAAATGTGGCTCATTCGAACATACTGGGATTTTGCATTTCCTCTCCCACTGCTACCAAATTTTGAATTTGTTGGAGGCCTCCACTGCAAACCAGCCAAACCCCTGCCTAAGTTTACCTAttcctatttattttgttttgtttacattgCATTTTCAATAGGAAGACTCCTGTGTTCTTTATTTAGAATAGTTAATTACAGTGAGAGAGATGTGGGATGCTAGATAAAGTGACTTGCCAATTAGAAactcatatatttatttctataccaATGCaagtatcagaatttcattatcAAACAGAATAAAGTGGAAGACTTTGAGAATATGTCAGTAAAATTATTACTTTCATTATTCAATACATAATAAAGCATCAGACTtcattaaaagaattattataaaaaatttaaaaaataattataaaatgactAGCATATTCCAGAAGTAAGTGCTAATATGCAGAGAAATGGTGTAGACACAGTTTCTGCCGTCTGACACTCTACCTGGAAAGACAGAATACCAGCAAGTAGTAAAaactgtgtgagggcttccctggtggcgcagtggttgagagtccgcctgccagtgcaggggacacgggttcgagccctggtctgggaggatccgacatgccgcggagcgactgggcccgtgagccacaactgctgagcctgcgcgtctggagcctgtgctccgcaacaagagaggccgcgatagtgagagtaccgcgcaccgcgatgaggagtggcccccgctcgccgcagctagagaaagccctcgcacagaaacgaagacccaacacagccaaaaataaataaataaataaatttaaacgaagacccaacacagccaaaaataaataaataaataaatttaaaattacctttctcttaaaaaaaaaaaaaaaaaaactgtgtgaaatttttataataaggAAAGACCACAACACTAAGGAAACATCCAGCAGGAATCA
This genomic window contains:
- the LOC132366230 gene encoding LOW QUALITY PROTEIN: UDP-glucuronosyltransferase 2B4-like (The sequence of the model RefSeq protein was modified relative to this genomic sequence to represent the inferred CDS: substituted 1 base at 1 genomic stop codon) codes for the protein MNKMSVKWLSLLLLLQLTCYFSPGSCGKVLARPMKYSHXMNMKTILDELVMRGHKVTVLTSSASILIDPNKPSAIKFETFPMSLTKDNLKNAIKHLVEKWTYLAKNSLWTYFSSLRSLFWELSDMLMNICKDVVSNKKLMTKLHESRFDVVLADVVGPCGELLAEVLKVPSVYSLRFSPGYSVEKYSGRLPFPPSYVPAMFSESSDHMTFMERVKNMIYALYFDFWFQTFNEKKWNQFYSEVLGRPTTLLKAMGKAEMWLIRTYWDFAFPLPLLPNFEFVGGLHCKPAKPLPKIYVFQVSDQGILQQDEKRHPGTEGSYAYDNKTLSEKSDIEMLVL